The segment CGCCGGTCGTCGGGCGGGACCGCGGCCTTGGTGGCAGGCCTGCCCCTGGAAGGCCGTGAGGACGGTGTGTCTCCTCGGTGGCCGACCGTGAGCATCAGAGTAACCAAATGAGCACGTCCGCGCTCTACCGGGCTCCCAAGTGTGATGCGATCGGGTGAATCGAGCCGAAAAAGCGCCCCACCGGGCCGGTGGGGCGCTCTTGTCAGGACTGCGGGAACCGCTTTTCCGCCGCTTGGGACCGGTTCCTACCAGTTGGCCTGGGCGTAGTCCTTCAGGAAGCAGCCGTAGAGGTCCACGCCGTCCTCGCCGCGCACGATCGGGTCGTAGACCCGGGCCGCGCCGTCGACCAGGTCGAGCGGGGCGTGGAAGCCGGCCTCGGCGAGGCGCAGCTTGTCGAAGTGCGGACGCTCGTCGGTGATCCAGCCGGTGTCGACCGAGGTCATGAGGATGCCGTCGGTCTTGAACATCTCCTCGCCGCTGGTCCGGGTCACCATGTTCATCGCCGCCTTGGCCGCGTTGGTGTTCGGGTGCCCCGCGCCCTTGTAGCCACGGCTGAAGACGCCTTCCATCGCGGAGACGTTCACGACGTAGGAGCGGCCGCTGGCCGCCTTCTTCGCCGCCTCGGCCATCACCGGACGCAGCTTGCTGATGAGGATGAACGGCGCCGTGTAGTTGCACAGCTGGGTCTCGAGAAGCTCCACCGGGGAGATCTGCTCGATGCTCTGCACCCAGGTGTTGGAGTCGACGACGTCCGGCACCAGGCCGCCCGCGTCGATGGCGGTGCCGTCGAGGTGCTTGGCGATGGTGGCGTTGCCGGCGACGAGCGCGAGGTCGGCGACCTGCTGGGCCTCCAGGTCGCGCACGCCGACGGGAAGCTCGGAGGATCCGACGAGCTCCCCGACCGCGCCGGAGTTGAAGGCGCCGATCACGTGGTGGGCGGGCAGCTCGCCTGCCGGAAGCGCGGCGCTCTCGCCCTCGACCAGGGCGGCGTACGCGGACGGCAGGCGGCGCACGGTCTGCGTCGCGTTGTTGATGAGGATGTCCAGCGGCCCGGCCTCGGTCATCTGGTCGGCGAGGGCCACGGCCTGCGCCGGGTCGCGCAGGTCGATGCCGACGACCTCGAGCCGGTGCATCCAGTCCGCGGAGTCGTCCATCGCCTTGAAGCGGCGGATGGCGTCCTTGGGGAAGCGGGTGGTGATGGTGGTGTGGGCGCCGTCGCGCAGCAGTCGCAGCGCGATGTACATGCCGATCTTCGCCCGGCCGCCGGTGAGCAGGGCGCGCTTGCCGGTGAGGTCGGCGCGGGCCTCGCGCTTGGCCCGGTTCTCGGCCGCGCACTTCTGGCAGAGCTGGTGGTAGAAGTAGTCGACCTCGACGAACCGCGTCTTGCAGACGTAGCAGGAACGCGGACGCTGGAGTATCCCCGCGATCCGGCCTTCCTCGGTGACGGAGGAGGGCAGGATGCCCTCGGTCTCGTCGTCGATGCGCTGCGCGGAGCCGGTGGCCGTGGCCTCCGTGACCGCCTTGTCGTTGGCGGTCTTGGACGCCCGGCGCTCCTGGCGGCGGCGCTGCTTCACGGTCCGGTAGATCCCGGCCGTGGCACGCCGGACGAGGATCGCGTCCGGGTGGTCGACGTCCAGCTTGTCGAGCTCGTCGAGGACGCCGAGGCAGACGGCCAGGCGATCGGGGTCGATACCCGGCCCGTAGTCCTGGTTTTCTTCGGTCACCGTCATGGCCTTCGGGTTCCTCGTTCGCTCGTCGTCGCCGTTCGTGGGCCGTCACCGTCCGCGGGCTTGGGAGACGGCAACCTCAGCAACTTTACGGAGCGGGGGGCCGCGCCTCCAAACCCGTTCGGGGGGCGTGGTCGAAGACACAGTCCCCGCACAGTCCCGCGCCGGGGCAGCGGTAGTAGAGACAGCAGCTGGCGCGGCGCAGCCGGGGGCCGCGGACCGTACCGGCGAGGTCGGGGTGGTCGAGGAGTCCGGAGACCAGGGCGGCGGCCCGTTCGGCCACCTCCGGGCGGCCGTGGGCGCGCGCCCAGCGGGTCAGCTCGCGCAGCGCGCCGGCGAGGGCGGAGCCCGCGTTGCCCCAGAGCAGGCGCGGGGAGATGTTCCCGTCGCGGCGCAGGGCCGCGTGGAGCGGCACGAGGTGGGCCTCCTGGACGGCCGCGCGGATCTCGTCGACGGTCGCGAGTCGGGTCTCGGAGCCGGCCCACCACAGGTCGTCGGGGGAGGTGAGTGCCCCGTCCCAGTACAGCTCGGCGGGGTCGAGGGCGGGGAAGCGGCCGTGCAGGGCGGCGGGCCCGATCGCGGTCGACCAGAGCCGGGCCGCGAGTCCGAGGTGGGCGACGGAGGCCCCGACGCGCCGCTCGGGGGCGCCGAGCCGGGCGGCGACCCGGTCCACGCGCGCGTGGAGGGGGCCGTCGTCGCCCGCGTACAGGCGGGCGAGCGGACGGTGTGCCCCGCCGGTCTCCGGCGCGGTGGTGCGCAGGGCGAAGAACCCGCCCACCGATCCGCTCTCCACGAGATCCACCCGAGCTCCCCCTCGATCCGGTACCGGTCGCGTGCCGAGGTCTTCCGGGCACGAGTTCCGACCACCGTATCCGCTGTGCGCGGCTCCTCGGAACGGCTCGAAAACGTCGCTTTGTACCCGTTCTGACCTGCACGGGTGTACATCTACAGGCGTACGTGGGGCCCACGTACTGCGAGGGGTGTACCCGCGAAGACGTCCCCTGGTACGACGACGCGATCGGCCGGGAAGAGAGATCGTGGAAGGTATGAGTCCCCTCCTGCTGTCCGTCCTCCTGGCCCTGGTCTCGGCGGTCGCCTACGCGGCCGCGGCGATCGTGCAGGAACGGGTCGCGGCCTCCGCCACCGGTCCGCGCTACGCGCCGCTGCGCAGCCCCGCCTGGTGGGGGTCCGTCCTGCTCAACGGCGTCGGCGCGACCCTGCACGTCGCGGCCCTCGCGTACGGGCCGCTCAGCCTGGTCCAGCCGCTGGGTGCCCTCACGATCGTGTTCGCGCTGCCCATGGCGGCCCTCTTCGTCGGCCGCAGGGCCGGATCGCGGGCCTGGCGCGGCGCCCTGATGGCCACGGTGGGCCTGGCCGGGCTGCTCAGCCTCACGACCGGCGCCGAGGCGCGGTCCCTGGCCGACGGCGACCGCTGGCTGCTCGCGGGCTGCACGTTCGGCGTGGTGGCCGCGCTGTTCACGGCCGCGCACGTGGTGGGCAGGTCCGTGCTGCGCAGCGTCGTCCTGGCCGCCGCGGCGGGCGTCTCCTTCGGCATCGCCTCGGTCTTCACCAAGGCGGTGGCCGAGGAGTGGACGCCCGGCGCGCCGCTCGCCGAGTGGACCGGGCTGCTGGTGCTCTCGGCCCTCGCCGTGACCGGGCTGCTCCTCTCCCAGGCCTCCTACCGGGGCGCGGGACTCGCCGCGCCGCTGGCCACCGTCACGGTGATCAACCCGGTGGTCGCCGCCGCCGTGGGCCTGACCCTGTTCGGCGAGAGCTTCCGCTACGGCACGGCGGGCACCGTCGCCGCGCTGATCAGCGGCGCGGTGGCGGCGGGTGGCCTGGTCCAGCTCACGCTCGACCGAATGGCCGTCCCGGCCGGGTCGCCTTCGGCGTCAGATCCGGGGCGTGATCCGGTGTCCGGACCAGGAGCGGGGTCAGAGGGAGACCCCGCGCGCCCTGAGGTAGGCCAGGGGGTCGATGTCGGAGCCGTACCCGGGACCCGTCCGTACCTCGAAGTGGAGGTGCGGTCCCGAGCTGTTGCCGGTCGATCCTGAGCGGCCGATGCGCTGGCCGGCGGTGACCCGCTGGCCGTCGCGGACGGCGAGCGCGGAGAGATGGGCGTACTGGCTGTAGCGGCCGTCGTCGTGGCGGAGGACGATCTGGTAGCCGTACGCGCCGCCCCACCCGGCGGAGACGATCCGTCCCCCGGCCACGGCCTTGACGGAGGTGCCGGTGGGCACGGGGAAGTCGACGCCGGTGTGGTAGCCGCTGGACCAGGAGGAGCCGGGCTTGCCGTAGCGGGTGCCGATGTCCGCGGAGACGGGGGCGGCGTAGCGCTTCTCCTCCGCGGCGGGCGGCCGGGGCTTGGAGGCGGGCCGGGGAGCGGGCTTCGGCCGGGGCTTGGGCGTCTCCTTCGCGGCGGGCCTGGTCGTGGGCTTCGCCGCGGGTGTGCCGCTCGGCTTGGTGCTGGGCTTCGTCCTGGGCGTGGTCGTCGGACGCGACTCGGGCCGGGCGGACGGTTTCGACCCCGGCGTGGTCACGGGCTTGGTCACGGACGTGGCGACAGGCCGTGTCACGGGCTTCGCGGCCGCCTTCGTCGGCGGCTGCGCGACGGGCCGGGTGCGGGGCACGGCGGCCTGTGCTGAGGGTTTCGCCGGGGGCACCGTGGCCGAGGGGGCCTTCGTCGGGGCCGGCGGGGCCTTCGTCGGGGGCTTCTGCGGGGCGGCGATGCGCAGGGTCAGGCGCTGGCCGGGGTGGATGAGGTCGGGGTCGTCACCGACGACGGGGCGGTTCGTGTCGTACAGGCGCTTCCAGCCGCCCTGGACCCGTTCCTCGCGGGCGATCTTCGACAGGGAGTCGCCGGGCGTCACCGTGTACATCTCGCGGACGGTGGGGACGGCGGTCGGGCCGACGTTCCTGGCCGGCTGCTCGGGTAAGACGCGCTGCCCGGGCAGGGAGGCGGTCCTGGCCGCGTTACCGCCGCCGGACGCCTTCGTCGTCGCCTTGCCGCCGGGGGTGATGTCCGGCGCTTCCCCGCCCCGTGCGAGGCCCGCGCGGGGGCCGCAGCCGGGCCACGCGCCGGGCCCCTGGCCCTTCAGGACGCGCTCGGCGATCACGATCTGCTGGTCCTTGGAGGCGAGGTCGGCACGCGGTGCGTAGTGCCGGCCGCCGTAGGCCTCCCAGGTGGACTGGCTGAACTGCAGTCCGCCGAAGTAACCGTTGCCGGTGTTGATGTGCCAGTGGGAGGTCGACTCGCAGGCCGCGACCTTCTCCCAGACGTCGAGCGAGGCGGCTTGCACGGCCCCCGCGCCGATCAGCGGCAGCGCCATTCCGGCGCCTCCCGCGGTGACGGTGAGCGAGGCACGGTTGATCCGGCTCGGCTGGTGGCGGCGGTGACGTCCGCGTACGGCCATGGGCCCCCCTTGAACACAGCAGCAGCCGTCCAAGTTAGGGGTGGCGCACGCTCCGTGACAAGGGATACGCGAAAGCTCAAGGCCCGTCTGTCACCTTCCCGTTGACGTCGCGCGGCGGCCGGCGGGACCCGGCTGGGGCTGAGGCTCGGGTTCCGGTACGGGACCGCCGGGCCCCGGTGCCGGACTCGGATCGGGGTCCGGAGGCACGGGTACCGGGTTGGGCGGGGGTACGGGCGGCGGTGCGGGCACCGGCGGCGGAATGGGCGAGGGGGGCAGCGGATCGGGGTACGGGTGGGTCATCACGGACCTCTCGGTCGACGGGTTCGTCCCCCTCCAGGGTGGCCCGACGGGCCCTGCGGCGCCCGCCGGACCCCGTCGTTCGGGTCAGTCCCCGACGGCGCGGCCCGGACCGTGATCCGCCGGTCGCCGCGGGGCCTGGCACCCCCGCGGCGGACGGGCGGCGGTCACCACAGGCCGGGCGTGGCCTTCAGCTGGAGCTTCGCCGCGCGAACCACCTCGGACGGGGCGACCGGCGCCTCGTCCGGGTGGCGCTCGGCCCACTTCGCGGCGTACGGACAGAGCGGCACGACGGGTACGCCCGCACCGGCGGCGATCGCGTAGAACTCGCGCACGAGCGCTCCGGCGATGCCCTTCCCCTCATGGCCGTCCTCGACGACGGTATGCACCGCGACCAGCGCGTGCGGCTCGGCGTCCAGGACGAAGTAGACGATCACACCGACGTAGGTGTCGCCCTCGAACGCCTCAAGGCGTCCGTTCGCCCGGTCGTCACGCGTCTTCGGCTCGGCCATGCGGCGGCACTCCCTCGGCTCGGACCGGTCAGCCCCGCACCGGCGCGGGTACGGACTCGGGCACGGCGTGCGGGGCGCGCACCGTGTCGCTCCCGGGAACCGGCGCGGACGCGTCGGTCCCCAGCTCCACGATGCGGTTGCCGCCGTCGACGTGCACGACGCGCGGGACGAACGTCCGGGCCTCCGCGTCCTCGACCTGCGCGTAGCTGATGAGGATCACCAGATCGCCGGGGTGCACCAGATGGGCGGCGGCGCCGTTGATCCCGATGACACCGGAGCCGCGCTCGCCCTCGATGACATAGGTCTCCAGGCGGGCCCCGTTGTCGATGTCGACGATGTGCACGAGTTCGCCGGGCAGCAGGTCGGCCGCCTCCATCAGATCGGCGTCGACGGTGACCGAACCGACGTAGTGCAGGTCCGCCTGGGTGACGGTCGCCCGGTGGATCTTGGACTTGAACATGGTGCGAAGCATGCGGAAACTCCAGATATGTCTGCTCCCTGCCCGCATTCTGCAGGTCAAGGGCGGTGCGCGGAGCCTACAACGGTTCGCTTGTTCGGTCAGCTCTCCCCAGGTTCTCCAGGACGAATGCTGACCCCCCTGCCGACTTCCTTGATGCACCGCGAGCATGGTGCGCGCACATCGGTGGCGACCTCTCCGGCTCGGCGCCCCGGGCCTGGCGGTCGACGCGGCCGTGATCAGAAGGGCGATCACCGTGCCGGCACGGTACGAGGACGAGGACGAGGCGATGGATCCACTGGCGGTCAGGAGATCGCGTCTGGCCCACGCGCTCTTGGTCTGCTCCTCTGCTTGCCGTGGCATCGGATGATCGTGTGCCTCGTACGGGTCGGAAGGAGTGCGGGCCCGACCGGGCGGGTCAGGACCGACCTCGCCGTGGCCACGGACCGTTCCGGGGTGGGCGACCGGCCGGGCACGCACGGGACGGGACGCCGTGCGACCGTGCTGCCCCGTTCCGGGTGTTCACTTGGTCAGCCAGGCGAACGGGACGCCCACAAGGTGGTACTGGAGCAACATGCTCGCCATGGTGACCGCGGCCGCCGCGGTGACGGTGAACAGGATGCGGCCGGTGAGGTTCCACCAACTGCGGAGCCAGGCCGCGATCGCCCCCGCCACCACGCCCAGCGCCAACGGCACGAGTGCCGTACCCAGCGTCGTCACGGTGGACAGCAGGGGCGATCCCAACGGCACCATTTCCATCATCGCGTTGCTGTCCGAGACGACGACGGCGAGTGCGGCGGTGAACGCGATCACGCTCAGCCCGGTCACCGAGGCCGTAGCGCGTGCGGCGCGCGCTGCGGGAGGATGCGGGGTCCGGCCCCGGAGACGCCGTACCAGGGCGGTTGTGGGAAAGGCGATCGCGGCGAGTACCAGCATGCCCGTACTGATGCCGAGCAATCCCCGGTGCAGAGCCGGAGACTGACGCCATGCCAGCTTCTCGTAGGCGGTCGAAGGCACCGCCGACGAGACGAGCACGCCGCCCTTGGCGAAGGCGAGCGTCGCGCGGCTTCCGCCGCGCTCTTGGAACAGGCCGTCGCCGAGCGCGAGCCAGCTCTGTTCGGGCTGGGCGGGGTCGAGGGAGAGCCCGGTGGTGTGCAGGCCGTTCTTGCCGTCCTTCCGGACAGTGACACGCGCGACCAGGCCCTCCACGGCCATGAGGCTGGTGCGGCTGACCCGGGCCGGGCGGTAGGAGCCGATGTAGGAGTCGAGGGACGGATCCGTCGCGGCGTCCGGGACGTCGGATGCGGGTTCGTCCGGGACGAGGGCGTCCACGATCCGGTTGATCAGGTCCTTGCCGTCCCAGGAGGCACGTCCGTCCGTGCCGTCGCCGTTGAAGACGACGAACACGCCCACGTCGTGGCCGGGGACGAGCAGCAGGTTGGAGTGGAAGCCGGGGATGTCGCCGTCCTTGAACCAGCCGGTGCGCCCACCGCGTCGCCACTCCTCGAATCCGTAGCCCAGGCCGGGCATGCGGGGATCCTGCCGGTAGTGCACCCGCTGCATGAGGCGGTTCGCCGCTGTGTCGTCGGTGAGCTGCCCGGTCATCCAGCGGCCCATGTCGGCGGCGGTGCTGACCGCCCCGGGCCCGGTCGGGCTCCACGCGCCGTACTGGCCCTCGTCCTGCGTCCAGCCGGACGTACCGCCGGGTCGGTAGCCGCGGGCGAGGCCGGCGGCGATCGGGGCCGGCTGCGGCTGGGCGAAAGTGGAACCAGCCATGCCCAGGGGCTTCAGAATGTGCTCGGCGACATAGTCGGGGAAGGACCGGCCGGAGACATCTGCGACGAGCTGGCCCGCGATCGCGTAGCCGTAGTTGTCGTAGGCGGCGATCGTGCCCGGAGCACGGACCCGGGGCGGGCGGCGCGTCACGAGGCTTTCGGCGAGCGGTTCGACGTCGTTCGCTCCGATTCTGTTGCGGCCCACGAGGTCGCTGTCGAACCCCGCGGTATGCGTGAGGAGCTGGTCCAGTGTGACGGGGCGTCCGGGGTACGTGTCGGGGACGGTGAGCCCACGGAGGTGGTCGTTGACGTCCGCCTTCGGGTCGACCTCCCCCTCGGCGACGAGCTGGGAGGCGGCCTGTGCCGTGAACAGCTTGGCGAGTGAGCCGAGGAAGAAGCCGGTGTGCTGCGGGTCGACCGGCGTCCGGGAGCGGACGTCGGCGACGCCGTAGCCCTTGGCCAGGACGGTCCGGCCGCCGGCCACGACGGTGACGGCTGCGCCGGGGATGCGGTCGTCCTCCAGGTAGTCGGCGACGGCGGAGTCGACGAGGGAGTCGAGGCGGGGCGGAGCGGCAGCGTGAGCGGGGACCGCGACGGAGAGCAGCGCGGCGCAGGTGATCGTGATCGTGGCGGCCATCGTGGTGAGGGTCCGTGTCGACGTCGTACGCATGCGTCGACGATCTCGTCCGGGGACCGGTCGGCGGCAGTGTGAGGCGCATCGACCGATGTGTATTTCACATGGGTGGGGTGGGTAGGGCGCACGAGTGGCATCTAACGTGACCTCATGAACGGGTGGGGCTGGGCATTTCGGCGCGGGCGGAGAATCGGGGCCGGAGGCAGCAGGCCGGGAATCCTGGAGACCGAGGGCCCGCCGGGCGAGCCGGCCGGTGGCCCGGCCCGGGAGGACCACGCCTCGGGATCCGGCCCTTTCACCGATGCAGATACCGACGCCGGTCCGACGCCGGCGGTCGTATCGGTGATCCTCGTCGTCGTCATTCTCGGCTTCTCCTTCGAGCCCGGTGTCGTCCTGCCACGCCCGGCCGCCGTACCGATGCTGCTGCTCCAGTTGGCCACCTGTCTGCCTTCGACGCGGCGGCTGCGCGGGGCCTGGACCCTCGCCGCGCAGATCCTTCTCACGTCCTGGTCCGGGCTGCCCGGATTCCTCGGCGCCTCAGTGCTGCTGGTCGTCGAACGGCCCGCCCGATGGGCTCTGTTCACGGTCGTCGTGCTGGCGGCGGGGCCGCTCGCACCCGGCGACGGCAGTATCCATTCCGTCCTCAACGGCATCGGCAACGCCCTCGCCCACGGATTGATCATCTATGCGCTGACCCGGCTCACCGAGCTCTACACCGAACTCCACGTCACCCGTGGTGCACTGGCGGAGGCCCTGGTCACAGCCGAGCGGGAGCGCGCCGGCCGCACCCTGGACGCGGTGCTGGGAACGGCCCTGACGGAGATCACCCGGCTGGCCGGGCAGGGTACGCGGGCGGCGCGGGAACTCGTGACGGTCGCGCGGGCGGCGACGGAGCGCGTGCGCACCGCTCCGCCGGCGCAGTCGGCCGACGTGGCCGACATCCCTCAAGGTGCCCTTGCACCCCGGCTCGTGTGGCCCATCGTGGTCGCCACCCACGTCGAGTACCTGGTCGTGGGCACTGCGTTCCTGCTCGGTACCGGGGTGCCGGGCGGGCGGGTCGTCGTGTACGCGGCCGCATTGGGGGTTGTGGTCGGACTGCAGGCGTACCACTCCCTCCCGCGTCCGCCGGGTGTGCGTCCCTCGTACGTCGCGTGGACACTGGGCGTGCAGCTCACCCTCGCCCTGGGCATGCTGGCCGCTCCGGACGGGCCGTACCCTCAGCTGGTGGGTTTCGCGGCCGCCTCGGTGCTGATCGTCCTCCCAGGGCGTACCGCCCGGCCGGCGGCCGGGGCGCTGATCGCACTGGCAGCGATCGCCATGCTGCTGCGGCCGGACGGGCCCGGGGCTCGTGGCACCGTTCTCCTCCTGCTGGACATCGGGGTGATCGCTTCCGTCTTCTACGGCCTTGCCCTGCTCACCGGCCTTGTCCACCAGGTGCGGGAGGCCCGCGGAGCACTGGCAGCGCTGGCCGTGGCGCGAGAGCGCCGGCGTATCGCCCGGGATGTCCACGACCTCCTGGGCTACGGGCTGTCGGCGATTGCCCTCAAAGGCGAGCTGGCGGTCCGCGACCCTGACCGGGAGCGGGCCGATCGGCATCTCGTCGATGCGGCGGCGCTGGCGGACCGGGCTCTGACGGACCTTCGGGCGATCCCGGGGGAAGACCCGGAGATCACTCTGGCCGAGGAAGTGGCCTCCGCTCGGAAGATACTGGCCGCCGCGGGCGTCGCCGTGCAGGTACGGGGCGAGGCGGACGAGGTGGACGGGGCGTCGGAGGCACTGTTCGCCACGGTGTTGCGGGAGGCTGTGACGAACGTGCTGCGGCACGCGGCGGGAGCTCGCCGGTGCGAGGTGGACCTCGGCCCGGGGCTGCTGCGGGTGGCGGACGACGGCCGTGCGGTTCCCCCGCCGCCACGAGGGGAAGGCGACCACGCGGGTACCGGCGGCAACGGGCTGAGGAATCTTCGTGAGCGCGCGGCCGCACTCGGCGGGATCCTGGAGGCCGGGCCCGCCCCGGACGGCCGCGGCTACGTCCTGACCGTCCGTCTGGAATCCGCTCCCGTCTCCATCCTCGTATGACGCCGTGTCACCCCAACCAGCCGTGCTCCCGGGCGATCCGCACCGCGTCGAGCCGGTTGCGGGCATCGAGCTTGGTGACGGCCGCACCAAGATAGTTTCGTACGGTGCCCTGCGAGAGGTGCAACTCGCGAGCGATCTCGTCGAGCTCGGCGCCAGTGGCGGCCCACCGCAGCACGTCGGTTTCGCGTGGGGTGAGCGGGCTCTCCTTGGCGGTGAGCGCTGCGGCGGCCAATCGCGGATCGATGACATGCTCCCCCGCGGCCACGCCGCGGATCGCGGCGGCGAGCTGAGCCGGCTGGGCGTCCTTGAGCATGAACCCGCCCACCCGGGCGGCGAGTGCCGACCTCAGGGCCTCGGGCCGGCCCAACGCAGTGAGGATCAGGATCCGGCAGTCGGGAAGCGCGGCCCCGAGGTCGCGGGCGGCGGAGAGTCCGTCGGCGCCGGGCATGTCCAGGTCGAGCACCGCAACAGTAGGGCGGTGGGCGAGGGCGGCGGGGACGACGGCATCCCCGCGGGCCACCTCGGCGACGACCTCCATGTCAGGCTCCAGACCCAGCAGGGCGGCCAGCGCCCCACGGATCATGTGCATGTCCTCGGCCAGCAAGATGCGGATCACAGTCCCTCCCGGAGGATCGTAACGGCCGGCGGCGGAGGGGCTCGGCCCACTTGAATTTCCGTGGTCGCCGCAACACCCGCTCCGAGGCGGGCATTGTCGATCATCAGCCATGCCCTCTCCAGGGGAGCGATCGCGCCGACACGGCACAGGTCAAGCCCGTACGCCGCCCCGGACCGGACCGAGGACCTAGCCGGAACGCCGCACGCGTACCTCGACGTCGGCGCGTCGGCCGTCTTTGCGCGAACGCGTTGTGAGGCAAGTGTCGCCGAACCCCGATCCAGAGATGCATAAAGGATTCATATAAAGTCGCTATGCTTCAGGCATGAGTCGCCGAGACGCCGCGCACGACGCTTCCGATGCCATCGGGTCAGCCCTCTACGGTCTGGCCACCAGGGCCGTGAGACGCCTTCCCCGCGACATGAGCCTGACGTCCGCCGCCACCTTGGCCACCCTGGACAAGACCGGCCCGCGACGGATCACCGATCTGGCGGTGGCAGAGGGCGTCACCCAGCCCGCGATGACCGTCCTGGTCCGGGTGATGGAGGAATCCGGGCTGGTCGAGCGGAAGGGCGATCCGTCCGACAAGCGGGTCACGCTGGTGTGCCTGACCGAGGCCGGCGCGTCGTACGTCCGGACGCGACGCCAGGCGGGCGTCGACGCGTACGCGCGGTTGATCGACGAACTCACAGGTGCCGAGGTCGAGGCCTTGGCAGCAGCCCTTCCGGCGCTGCTGCATCTGGCGGAGCTCGAAAGCCACGCCCGAGAGGGGTCGGACCGGTGACCGCGGCCCAGGCTCATGACCAGCCCATGAGCCCTGCCCCGATACGTTCCGAGGCACGTCTGCTGGTCCCCGCCCTGATGTTCATCGCCCTGGTCGTGGCGGCGGTCGCCAGCCTCGGGACGCCGCTCATCACCAGCGTGGCGACCACGTTCCACGTCTCCCTCGACAGCGCGCAGTGGACGCTGACCATCTCCCTGCTCAGCGGCGCCGTCGCCACACCCGTCCTCGGCCGGCTCGGAGCCGGTCCGCACCGGCGGGCCACGATTCTCGCCACGCTGGCGATCGTCGTCGTCGGCAGCGCGCTCACCGTGCTGCCGCTGCCGTTCGCCTGGCTGCTCGTGGGCAGAGCGGCCCAAGGCGTCGGACTCGGTCTCACGGCGCTGATGATGGGCGTGGCCCGCGACCATCTTCCCGAGGAGCGCAGCGCGGCCACGATCGCCCTGATCTCAGTGGTCTCCATCATCGGAGCCGGCGTCGGCTACCCGCTGGCCGCGCTGCTCGCCGAGTTCGGCGGGCTGCGGGCCGCCTACGGCCTCGGCCTGCTCGTCAC is part of the Streptomyces sp. NBC_00250 genome and harbors:
- a CDS encoding sensor histidine kinase, whose amino-acid sequence is MNGWGWAFRRGRRIGAGGSRPGILETEGPPGEPAGGPAREDHASGSGPFTDADTDAGPTPAVVSVILVVVILGFSFEPGVVLPRPAAVPMLLLQLATCLPSTRRLRGAWTLAAQILLTSWSGLPGFLGASVLLVVERPARWALFTVVVLAAGPLAPGDGSIHSVLNGIGNALAHGLIIYALTRLTELYTELHVTRGALAEALVTAERERAGRTLDAVLGTALTEITRLAGQGTRAARELVTVARAATERVRTAPPAQSADVADIPQGALAPRLVWPIVVATHVEYLVVGTAFLLGTGVPGGRVVVYAAALGVVVGLQAYHSLPRPPGVRPSYVAWTLGVQLTLALGMLAAPDGPYPQLVGFAAASVLIVLPGRTARPAAGALIALAAIAMLLRPDGPGARGTVLLLLDIGVIASVFYGLALLTGLVHQVREARGALAALAVARERRRIARDVHDLLGYGLSAIALKGELAVRDPDRERADRHLVDAAALADRALTDLRAIPGEDPEITLAEEVASARKILAAAGVAVQVRGEADEVDGASEALFATVLREAVTNVLRHAAGARRCEVDLGPGLLRVADDGRAVPPPPRGEGDHAGTGGNGLRNLRERAAALGGILEAGPAPDGRGYVLTVRLESAPVSILV
- a CDS encoding response regulator transcription factor; translation: MIRILLAEDMHMIRGALAALLGLEPDMEVVAEVARGDAVVPAALAHRPTVAVLDLDMPGADGLSAARDLGAALPDCRILILTALGRPEALRSALAARVGGFMLKDAQPAQLAAAIRGVAAGEHVIDPRLAAAALTAKESPLTPRETDVLRWAATGAELDEIARELHLSQGTVRNYLGAAVTKLDARNRLDAVRIAREHGWLG
- a CDS encoding MarR family winged helix-turn-helix transcriptional regulator, producing the protein MSRRDAAHDASDAIGSALYGLATRAVRRLPRDMSLTSAATLATLDKTGPRRITDLAVAEGVTQPAMTVLVRVMEESGLVERKGDPSDKRVTLVCLTEAGASYVRTRRQAGVDAYARLIDELTGAEVEALAAALPALLHLAELESHAREGSDR